The sequence below is a genomic window from Oligoflexia bacterium.
TAAGGCATTTTGAGTTAAGTTCAGACAGCCAATAGCCAGACATAATAGTTTTAAATAATGTTTCATTTTTTTTCCTAACAAAGAGTAAGGTTTGTTTTTAAAATAATAATTAAGAATGTGTGGGGGAAAATATATGTGGCGCTAGGCGCCAAAATAGAAAAAGAAAGCAGCAAAGAAGCTGCTAGAAGTAAATGAATTATGCCATAAAGTATTATGCACCAAGCACTTGATTAGTCTAAAGCTAAGTTAATGTCAATAGCAATATTATAAATAGTTTTTATAAGACGAAATAATAATAATTATCAATTTGCAGCATAGTCATCCTATTGCATGATCTAAAATAAATTAGCACAGGGGTTTAAGAAGAGTCAGCGTATCGATACAATTGTCTTTTTAAGCTAAAATATGAGACAATGTATAGGTGTCCAGAAAAAATAAAGGGTTTACGCTTGTGGAACTGGCGGTTTCTGTTGTTATCGTTGGCGCAATTATGGCTGTAGCCATACCGTCTTATTTAAGATATGTTTTAAAAGCAAAAACGGCAGAGGGCGCGTTGTTGGTTAAGACCATTTATGACGCTGAATTGGTGTTTGCCAGTCAAGAATCCATGCTGATCCGTCATTCACAGTATGGTGATGTCTTGTGCAAGACCGTTCCAAGGTTTGCACCCATCTGCCTGCAAGATGAGGCCAGATTGTACAAACCGATCAGTAAAAAAGTAAATTTGTATTATCATGGCATAGGTGAGTTGGAATATGATCCAGTGGAACAAACCTGCACCACAGATACGTATTTTATTCATCCTAAATATTTGGGTTTGAATGAAGCGGCTGATCAAGAACAGATTACAACCAATCAGTACTCTAACAATATCCGCGTAGGTCCGTTTTATTCTTTTCCACAATCTTATTATTTGATGCGGGCTAAAAAAGACGTGCTGTTGGCTGATGAGTATGGTGTTCCTGTTGATGATACCATGATGGTCACGGCCATTGGAGATCTTGATGGAGATCATAATTTTAGTGATGAACCCACTTGGTGTGGAAGAGGGCCGTCACCATCAGATGCTTACTTTTCTTATAAAGATATTAGTATTATTGCCAGGGGCATGTACCGTGATGAAAATGGTGAGATACGCAGCACAGAACTAATAAAACTGAATCTCCAAGAATAAAATACACTTTCAAAACACAGCAAATTCGCCAAATTATTGACATATTGCATAATCTAAATGTATGTGTTCTCAAACTATTCTAAAATTTGGAGGAAATATGCAAAGCTATTTTAAATTGATTGTGACCAGCGCTTTTTTATTTTTCATAAGTATTGCCGTTGCAAAAGAACCTTGTTTACAGAGAGTTATTGCTTTTGACATTGGTTCTGGTGCAACCCGTATGTCTATTGGTCGAGTCAATACATGCAAAACTGAAAGTTATCAGCTCAAAGTAGGAGAAAAAGCACTCAAGGTCTATCAAAATATAGAAAAGGTGGACATGAATGGTTTGTTTGCTAGCAATGGTTTTAAAGAAAGCTATAAAGTGGACTATGGTGAAGCAGTGAAAAAAGACCGTAATAAAGATCAGGTAGAAGATGGCATCATAGATCAAGAAACTTTATTACAAGGTAGACAAGCCATAAAAGTTTTATTGGCGTGGGCAAATCTAGAAAAAACAGTATTTGAGCAACAGTCTCAAAATCATAAGCAAGAAAAATATCGTGATAAAGTTGTAGCGGTGGCAACTTCTGCATTTAGAACATTTCAAAAAACAGATGCAAAAGCAGCCCAAAGAGCTATAAAAGAAATAAAACGTTTAGGGGTAGATGAAATTCAAATCATCACTCAAGAACAAGAAGCTGCTTATGGTTTTGTTGCAGCTGTAACAGCATTGAATATTAGCAATCCAAAAAATATCTTGGTATGGGATATTGGAGGTAGGAGCACCCAACTGGTAGCAGCAGATTCGCAAGGAAAAGTAAAAATTGTAGGACAAGGGAATATGGCTTCTATTGATTTCCGTGAAGCAATTCTTAAAAAAGTTAAACCAGAAGGATGGGAACATCACTTTGAAGATGGAACCAGTCAAGCAGACAATCCAAATCCAATCACTGAGGATGAGATAGAAGCAAGTACAAAACTTTCTTATGAATATGCTTTAAATTTAGAAAATCAAAACATAAAAACAATTGAGTGGTTAGACAACAATCCTATAGAGACCGTCATAGGTATTGGAAGTGTTTTAAAATATGGAGGGTATAAACGCTTAAACAGTCTAGGAATAACCGAGACATCTTATTTTACAATTGCGGATATGCAAAATGGTGTACAGGCCATGACCAAGTATAATCCTAAAGAAGATTACGCTGAAGGAAATGTGTCCAATATGTATTTAATTTTGGGACATATGATGGCCCTAGGGTTTGATGAAATTCAATGTACTGGCTCAACCATGAGTGATGCCTTATTACAAATACACTAAAAAGAAATCATTTAAAAGGCTCTACGCTTAAGAGCCTTTTATCAATCAATGCAACAGTCAAACAAAGTTCTTATATAAGTTAAGTTATTTGATTAAGGGCAAGCCTACAGCCTCTCTACCTTCATTGCTTTTAAGTGAAAAATCTTGGCCCAGAAAATCATTACCTCCTGGACCACAGAGGTAGGCGATAGCTTGGGCAACCCAAGCAGCAGGAATGTGATCTTGCCAATCCAATTGACTGACAGGGTTTACGCCAGAAGCTTTAATGGTTTTTTGCATGTCAGTAGCAACCGTACCAGGACTTAAACCTATAACCCGCAAACCTTGTTCAGCATACTCTTTATGCGCACATTGGGTTAAAGAAAATACGGCTGCTTTACTCGAACAATAATGGCTCCAGCCTTCTAAAGCGCTTCTAGCAGCACCAGAACTTATATTGATAACAGTTCCCTTGTTTTTTAATAAGTAGGGGATAGCGTATTTAAGAGCGTAATAAACGCCTTTAACATTAACATCAATGACTTTGCTCCAAGCTTCAACATTAGAATCAACTATTTTAGCAATGGGATCAATGATACCCGCATTGTTAATTAAAACGTCCAAACGACCAGTTTTTTCTATGGCCAATTGTACAGCTTGCTTTACATTTTCACTGTTAGAAACATCACCAACAAAAAAATGACTGTTAGGGATTTTGGCTGACATTTTTTGCAAGGTAATTTCACTGCGAGCAAACAAAACAACACAAGCCCCCAGTTCAGCTAAATAATAAGCAGCAGCTTCACCAATACCTTTGCTGGCACCGGTGATTAAAACAGTTTTATTGCTTAAAATGTTAGACATAAGATCTCTAAAATTTTTTCTAAGATTAAAATACTTCCCAAGGAGTTGTTTCTAAAAAATCTTTAAGGATACGCGTACTTTTAAACTTCTTTTTAATTAAACTTTTTTTACGTCCACAACAAATATCCTTGATGATTTGCGGTTGTTGAGCATAACGTTTAGAACCTCCAATCAATTCATATAAAATATCACAGACATCATACAGGTCTTCTAATGGACTGCCTTTATCATTAGGGCTGTGAGCAGTGTGAAAAATATCAATCAATTTTATATCATAGTGAAAACCTGATTGTTGCAACATGATGTTTTCCAGATGAAGATCACCATGCCACTCTTTATGTTTATGAATTTCCTGACAAGCACAAACAATGGCATAAAAAAGATGCAAGGCTTGATAATACGGCATACCTTTGGGGTGAAATTTTTTCAAATAGGCTTGAACAGAGCCTCCTTCTATATACTCTGATAATAAGTATTGAACACTGTGACCTTTAAACCTAAAGTTTTCTTTATTGATATACTTGATGAGTCCGGTACAGTTTCTAAGTTTATGTAACTTTTTAGCATAGCTTTTTACAGTTTTATTGTTGAGGTTTCTGTGAGGATAAAAAAACTTTGCGGTTCTTTCTATGTTGGTGTCCAGTTCTTTAACAAGATAAACTTCACCTTCCCAGCCTTCTCCAAGTTTTTTAACAAATTGATATTTGGACGAAATCACTTTTCCATCTTCAAAATCAAATGCATCTATACTTGCTGGTGTTTTACTTGTTTTCATGTTCCTGAAATGTAAGCGTTGTTGCCCGGTATATTATTAGCTTTGGGCTTGATATAATCTACACCAATATGAAGCAAGCGCGAACCAGCATCACAATTAGGGATCACGTTTTTGCCAATAACAATTCCTGATTTGTTAGTGGTAACTTTTTCTTTGATTTCACCAAAAACATTGTAAACATGAGCAATCACTTGGCCTGCTTTGATTTCATCGGTTAAGTTAGGCAGAACATCAACAATGCCACCACGGGTGGAGTATATCCAAAAAGAATTATCACAAATGGTGCTTTCATGAATCATGTCTTTGACTTTGCCTTCAATCATATGAAGATGACGCATTGTATTTAAAATGCCTTCTAAGGTTTCATCAATCAAATTGTGTTGAAAGGCATTGGGATTACCAATTTCTATGGTGATGGAAGGAATATTGTTTTCATTGGCCCAAGCACGCAAAGTTCCCTCTACATCATATTTTTGCACTATAATATGTGGGTTTTGTAGATACGCCAAAGTTCTACAAGCATCATTTTCTAAATCGGCCCTGATATACAAGCTGTTGACGCGTCCATAGCTTGCTGTGTGTAAATCTAAAAGGTAATCAAACTTGCTGACCAGTTTTTTTATAAAATAATGGGCGTAAAGCTGGCTGGTTTTCCCTACAGCCTTTCCAGGCATGATACGATTAAGATCTTGGTTATCAGAAAAATAGCGCTGGTTCATCAAGTACCCGGGAGTATTGCTGATGGGAACCATGACAAGCGTGCCACTTAATTTTTTTGGATCAATTTTTTCTGTCAGTTTAAAAATAGTTGAGATGCCATTAAGTTCATCACCATGCAAAGCGGCGGTAATACCTAATGTTGGACCTTTGTCCTGTCCACGCAAAATA
It includes:
- a CDS encoding succinylglutamate desuccinylase/aspartoacylase family protein, with amino-acid sequence MSSIKVIKTKEDLKIASLKRGEIHRLHIQLSDNALGVPWRVPVIILRGQDKGPTLGITAALHGDELNGISTIFKLTEKIDPKKLSGTLVMVPISNTPGYLMNQRYFSDNQDLNRIMPGKAVGKTSQLYAHYFIKKLVSKFDYLLDLHTASYGRVNSLYIRADLENDACRTLAYLQNPHIIVQKYDVEGTLRAWANENNIPSITIEIGNPNAFQHNLIDETLEGILNTMRHLHMIEGKVKDMIHESTICDNSFWIYSTRGGIVDVLPNLTDEIKAGQVIAHVYNVFGEIKEKVTTNKSGIVIGKNVIPNCDAGSRLLHIGVDYIKPKANNIPGNNAYISGT
- a CDS encoding protein kinase, with amino-acid sequence MKTSKTPASIDAFDFEDGKVISSKYQFVKKLGEGWEGEVYLVKELDTNIERTAKFFYPHRNLNNKTVKSYAKKLHKLRNCTGLIKYINKENFRFKGHSVQYLLSEYIEGGSVQAYLKKFHPKGMPYYQALHLFYAIVCACQEIHKHKEWHGDLHLENIMLQQSGFHYDIKLIDIFHTAHSPNDKGSPLEDLYDVCDILYELIGGSKRYAQQPQIIKDICCGRKKSLIKKKFKSTRILKDFLETTPWEVF
- a CDS encoding prepilin-type N-terminal cleavage/methylation domain-containing protein encodes the protein MSRKNKGFTLVELAVSVVIVGAIMAVAIPSYLRYVLKAKTAEGALLVKTIYDAELVFASQESMLIRHSQYGDVLCKTVPRFAPICLQDEARLYKPISKKVNLYYHGIGELEYDPVEQTCTTDTYFIHPKYLGLNEAADQEQITTNQYSNNIRVGPFYSFPQSYYLMRAKKDVLLADEYGVPVDDTMMVTAIGDLDGDHNFSDEPTWCGRGPSPSDAYFSYKDISIIARGMYRDENGEIRSTELIKLNLQE
- a CDS encoding SDR family oxidoreductase, whose translation is MSNILSNKTVLITGASKGIGEAAAYYLAELGACVVLFARSEITLQKMSAKIPNSHFFVGDVSNSENVKQAVQLAIEKTGRLDVLINNAGIIDPIAKIVDSNVEAWSKVIDVNVKGVYYALKYAIPYLLKNKGTVINISSGAARSALEGWSHYCSSKAAVFSLTQCAHKEYAEQGLRVIGLSPGTVATDMQKTIKASGVNPVSQLDWQDHIPAAWVAQAIAYLCGPGGNDFLGQDFSLKSNEGREAVGLPLIK